From Streptomyces fungicidicus, one genomic window encodes:
- a CDS encoding glycoside hydrolase family 6 protein — MHGSRGVGAFAGRKRASAVVLGAALLITGCSSSDDKGGEPDAGAGITQQPKDSDPFWVNPDGNAARQVAALEKDGRKAEAGQIRKIAEQPVAEWISPENPEEQARGFTEAADKADRTALLVLYNIPHRDCGQYSQGGASDGNAYRDFVDGVAKGIGDRPATVILEPDAVLHLVDGCTPEEFHEERYDLLKGAVAKLKGLKNTKVYLDAGNAGWGNPDQIHEPLKWAGVDQADGFSVNVSNFYSTEESIAYGKRLSAKTGGKPFVIDTSRNGNGPYTAGAADERWCNPPGRALGETPTTKTADPLVDAYLWVKRPGESDGECKGGPKAGQWWADYALKLARSTG, encoded by the coding sequence ATGCACGGCAGCAGGGGGGTCGGGGCGTTCGCCGGGAGGAAGCGGGCGTCCGCGGTGGTGCTGGGGGCGGCACTGCTGATCACGGGGTGTTCCTCCTCCGACGACAAGGGGGGCGAGCCGGACGCCGGCGCGGGGATCACCCAGCAGCCGAAGGACTCGGACCCGTTTTGGGTCAACCCGGACGGCAACGCCGCGCGGCAGGTCGCCGCACTGGAGAAGGACGGCAGGAAGGCCGAGGCCGGCCAGATCCGCAAGATAGCCGAGCAGCCCGTCGCCGAGTGGATCAGCCCCGAGAACCCCGAGGAGCAGGCCCGCGGCTTCACCGAGGCCGCGGACAAGGCGGACCGCACGGCGCTGCTGGTCCTCTACAACATCCCGCACCGCGACTGCGGCCAGTACTCACAGGGCGGCGCCTCCGACGGCAACGCCTACCGCGACTTCGTCGACGGTGTCGCCAAGGGCATCGGGGACCGTCCGGCGACCGTGATCCTCGAACCGGACGCGGTGCTGCACCTGGTGGACGGCTGCACCCCGGAAGAGTTCCACGAGGAGCGCTACGACCTCCTCAAGGGCGCCGTCGCCAAGCTGAAGGGCCTGAAGAACACCAAGGTCTACCTGGACGCGGGCAACGCCGGCTGGGGCAACCCCGACCAGATCCACGAACCGCTCAAGTGGGCCGGCGTCGACCAGGCCGACGGCTTCTCGGTGAACGTCTCCAACTTCTACTCCACCGAGGAGTCCATCGCCTACGGCAAGCGGCTCTCCGCCAAGACCGGCGGCAAGCCCTTCGTCATCGACACCAGCCGCAACGGCAACGGCCCCTACACCGCAGGCGCCGCCGACGAACGCTGGTGCAACCCGCCCGGCCGCGCGCTCGGCGAGACCCCGACGACGAAGACCGCCGACCCCCTGGTCGACGCCTACCTCTGGGTCAAGCGGCCGGGGGAGTCGGACGGCGAGTGCAAGGGCGGCCCCAAGGCGGGCCAGTGGTGGGCGGACTACGCCCTGAAGCTCGCCAGGTCCACCGGCTGA
- a CDS encoding class F sortase: MSETERFPSGTGRLLAGVAWVVLLLGLWLWGRGPGDVPAGAAGTAVGDMAAAGRPPRVVLPPAHPPRAAAEPRRLDIPALGIRLPVTQDGHGRPGAVGWHADGVAPGEPGAALMTASSGLRGAGTLEPGRKIRVARANAATAEFTVEDVQVRPGERFDARQAHEPRRAGRAELLLVVCGEDPGPTGGGCTADAVVSAYLTATGP; this comes from the coding sequence ATGTCCGAAACGGAACGCTTCCCGTCCGGTACCGGGCGGCTGCTCGCCGGTGTGGCCTGGGTGGTGCTGCTGCTCGGGCTGTGGCTGTGGGGCCGCGGGCCGGGCGACGTACCCGCCGGGGCGGCCGGGACCGCCGTCGGCGACATGGCGGCGGCCGGGCGCCCGCCCCGGGTCGTACTGCCGCCCGCCCACCCGCCCCGGGCCGCCGCCGAGCCACGGCGGCTCGACATCCCCGCCCTCGGCATCCGGCTGCCGGTGACACAGGACGGGCACGGCCGGCCCGGTGCGGTCGGCTGGCACGCGGACGGGGTCGCGCCGGGCGAGCCGGGCGCCGCGCTGATGACGGCGTCCTCCGGCCTTCGGGGGGCGGGCACGCTCGAGCCCGGCCGGAAGATCCGGGTGGCCCGCGCGAACGCCGCGACCGCCGAGTTCACCGTCGAGGACGTCCAAGTCCGCCCCGGCGAACGGTTCGACGCCCGGCAGGCCCACGAGCCGCGCCGCGCGGGACGGGCCGAACTCCTGCTGGTGGTCTGCGGCGAGGACCCCGGCCCGACCGGCGGCGGCTGCACGGCCGACGCGGTCGTCTCGGCGTATCTGACCGCAACCGGGCCCTGA
- a CDS encoding HAD-IIA family hydrolase produces MTERKPITSWLTDMDGVLMHEGVPVPGADAFIKKLRDSGRPFLVLTNNSIYTARDLHARLNRIGLEVPVENIWTSALATATFLDTQHPNGTAYVIGEAGLTTAMHEAGYVMTDTDPDFVILGETRTYSFEALTKAIRLINDGARFIATNPDNTGPSPEGALPATGSVAALITKATGKEPYFVGKPNPLMMRTGLNVIGAHSESSAMIGDRMDTDVLAGLEAGMETFLVLTGLTTKDDIGRYPYRPTRVVDSIADLVDLV; encoded by the coding sequence ATGACAGAGCGCAAGCCCATCACCTCGTGGCTCACCGACATGGACGGCGTCCTGATGCACGAAGGGGTGCCGGTGCCCGGCGCCGATGCCTTCATCAAGAAGCTGCGGGACTCGGGGCGGCCGTTCCTGGTCCTCACCAACAACTCGATCTACACGGCCCGGGACCTGCACGCCCGCCTGAACCGGATCGGGCTCGAGGTGCCGGTGGAGAACATCTGGACCTCCGCCCTCGCCACGGCGACTTTCCTGGACACCCAGCACCCGAACGGCACCGCCTATGTCATCGGCGAGGCCGGCCTGACGACGGCCATGCACGAGGCGGGCTACGTCATGACGGACACCGACCCCGATTTCGTCATCCTGGGTGAGACCCGTACCTACTCCTTCGAGGCGCTGACCAAGGCCATCCGGCTGATCAACGACGGGGCCCGGTTCATCGCCACCAACCCGGACAACACCGGCCCCTCGCCCGAGGGCGCGCTGCCCGCGACGGGTTCCGTGGCCGCGCTGATCACGAAGGCCACGGGGAAGGAGCCGTACTTCGTCGGCAAGCCGAACCCGCTGATGATGCGGACCGGTCTGAACGTCATCGGGGCGCACTCCGAGAGCAGCGCCATGATCGGTGACCGGATGGACACGGACGTGCTGGCCGGGCTGGAGGCCGGCATGGAGACGTTCCTCGTCCTCACGGGCCTGACGACGAAGGACGACATCGGCCGCTACCCGTACCGCCCGACCCGCGTAGTGGACTCCATCGCCGACCTGGTCGACCTCGTCTGA
- a CDS encoding ROK family transcriptional regulator → MGVNLLALRSHNTALVLDLLRTAGAEGISRLELAERTGLTPQAVSKITARLREDGLAAEAGRRASTGGKPRTVLRLVPEAGHAVGVHLDRDEVRAVLVDLDGTVVDRRGGPLDLGAGAEAVLARVAGMVEELRAPGRPAGAGRSPLGVGVALPGPLDHGRGVLHRVTGFPAWDGFPLRDALARRLGVPVVVDKDTNAAALGLAAGGEGGSFAYLHLGTGLGAGLVIGGSVHRGPRTGAGEFGHQVVQLDGPRCGCGDRGCVEALCLAAVGRGETGEAARVLGVGAANLVGLLDIDRVLLGGRTVEGEPEVFLRGVRGVLDARARRTGDAAVPVRVVGGEVAEGAAQLVLAPVFGRGDG, encoded by the coding sequence CTGGGGGTCAACCTGCTCGCCCTGCGCAGCCACAACACCGCGCTCGTGCTCGACCTGCTGCGGACCGCGGGGGCGGAGGGGATCAGCCGGCTGGAACTGGCCGAGCGCACCGGGCTGACCCCGCAGGCGGTCAGCAAGATCACGGCGCGGCTGCGGGAGGACGGGCTGGCGGCGGAGGCGGGGCGCCGGGCGTCCACGGGCGGCAAGCCGCGCACGGTGCTGCGCCTGGTGCCGGAGGCCGGGCACGCGGTGGGCGTGCATCTGGACCGGGACGAGGTGCGGGCGGTGCTGGTCGACCTCGACGGGACGGTGGTGGACCGGCGCGGGGGGCCGCTGGACCTGGGCGCGGGGGCGGAGGCGGTACTGGCGCGGGTGGCCGGGATGGTCGAGGAGCTGCGGGCGCCGGGGCGGCCGGCCGGGGCGGGCCGGTCCCCGCTCGGGGTCGGGGTCGCGCTGCCCGGGCCGCTCGACCACGGGAGGGGCGTGCTGCACCGGGTCACCGGCTTCCCCGCGTGGGACGGCTTCCCGCTGCGGGACGCGCTGGCGCGGCGGCTCGGTGTGCCGGTGGTCGTCGACAAGGACACCAACGCGGCGGCGCTGGGGCTCGCGGCGGGCGGCGAAGGGGGCTCCTTCGCCTATCTGCACCTCGGTACGGGGCTGGGGGCGGGGCTGGTGATCGGGGGGAGCGTGCACCGGGGGCCGCGGACCGGGGCGGGGGAGTTCGGGCACCAGGTGGTGCAGCTGGACGGGCCGCGGTGCGGGTGCGGTGACCGGGGGTGCGTGGAGGCGTTGTGCCTCGCGGCGGTCGGCCGGGGGGAGACGGGGGAGGCGGCTCGGGTGCTGGGGGTGGGGGCGGCGAATCTGGTGGGGCTGCTGGACATCGATCGTGTGCTGCTCGGGGGGCGGACGGTGGAGGGGGAGCCGGAGGTGTTCCTGCGGGGGGTGCGGGGGGTGCTGGATGCGCGGGCTCGGCGGACCGGGGACGCGGCGGTGCCGGTACGGGTGGTCGGGGGCGAGGTCGCCGAGGGGGCGGCGCAGCTGGTGCTGGCGCCGGTGTTCGGGCGGGGGGACGGGTAG
- a CDS encoding Gfo/Idh/MocA family protein codes for MTVTPLRVGLVGYGLAGSVFHAPLIAATEGLALDTVVTSNPERQRGARAEFPDVRVAATPDELLARSGELDLIVIASPNKTHVPLAKAALQAGLPVVVDKPLSGTAAEARELAALAEERGLLLSVFQNRRWDNDFLTLRKLLDDGELGDVYRFESRFERWRPQLKGGWRESGDPAEIGGLLYDLGSHVVDQALVLFGPVTAVYAEAVVRRDGAQTDDDTFIALTHTNGVRSHLYVSATTAQLGPRFRVLGSKAGYVKHGLDPQEAALRDGDRPGTAGADWGTEPEELWGRVGAGESPVTGGGSPVPTLPGDYPAYYAAVAKALLEGAPNPVTAREAAATLDVLEAARRSALEKVTVTL; via the coding sequence ATGACTGTCACTCCCCTCCGCGTCGGCCTCGTCGGCTACGGCCTCGCGGGTTCCGTGTTCCACGCCCCGCTGATCGCCGCGACCGAGGGCCTCGCGCTCGACACGGTCGTCACCTCGAACCCGGAGCGGCAGCGGGGGGCCCGCGCCGAGTTCCCGGACGTACGCGTCGCCGCGACGCCGGACGAGCTCCTCGCCCGCTCCGGCGAGCTGGACCTGATCGTCATCGCGTCCCCGAACAAGACGCACGTCCCCCTCGCCAAGGCCGCCCTCCAGGCCGGTCTACCGGTGGTCGTCGACAAGCCGCTCTCCGGCACGGCGGCCGAGGCCCGCGAGCTGGCGGCGCTCGCCGAGGAGCGCGGCCTGCTCCTCTCCGTCTTCCAGAACCGCCGCTGGGACAACGACTTCCTCACCCTGCGCAAGCTGCTCGACGACGGCGAACTCGGCGACGTGTACCGCTTCGAGTCCCGTTTCGAACGCTGGCGTCCGCAGCTCAAGGGCGGCTGGCGGGAGTCCGGCGACCCCGCGGAGATCGGCGGTCTGCTCTACGACCTCGGCAGCCATGTCGTCGACCAGGCGCTGGTCCTCTTCGGCCCGGTGACCGCCGTGTACGCGGAGGCGGTCGTCCGCCGTGACGGCGCGCAGACCGACGACGACACGTTCATCGCGCTGACGCACACCAACGGCGTCCGCTCCCACCTCTACGTCTCCGCAACCACGGCCCAGCTCGGCCCGCGCTTCCGCGTCCTGGGCTCGAAGGCGGGGTACGTCAAGCACGGCCTCGACCCCCAGGAGGCGGCCCTGCGCGACGGCGACCGCCCCGGCACGGCCGGCGCCGACTGGGGCACGGAGCCGGAGGAGCTGTGGGGCCGCGTCGGCGCCGGGGAGTCCCCGGTGACCGGCGGCGGCAGCCCCGTACCGACCCTCCCGGGCGACTACCCCGCCTACTACGCGGCCGTGGCGAAGGCCCTGCTGGAGGGCGCCCCCAATCCGGTGACCGCGCGGGAGGCGGCCGCCACCCTGGACGTACTGGAGGCCGCCCGCCGGTCGGCCCTGGAGAAGGTGACGGTGACGCTGTGA
- a CDS encoding heme-degrading domain-containing protein has protein sequence MTTTPTVEELEAQERRLVFSQFTYDDAWALGSLLVELARERRAPVAIDIHRAGQQLFHAALPGSTPDNDAWIARKRRVVERYGSASYLVGARHRAKGTTFEASSRLDPDTYAAHGGSFPLTLEGTGVIGAITVSGLPQLEDHELVVAALERFLARP, from the coding sequence GTGACCACCACCCCGACCGTGGAGGAGCTGGAGGCGCAGGAACGCCGCCTGGTCTTCTCGCAGTTCACCTACGACGACGCGTGGGCGCTCGGCTCCCTGCTGGTGGAGCTGGCGCGGGAGCGCCGGGCCCCCGTCGCCATCGACATCCACCGCGCGGGCCAGCAGCTCTTCCACGCCGCCCTGCCCGGCTCCACCCCCGACAACGACGCCTGGATCGCCCGCAAGCGCCGCGTGGTGGAACGCTACGGCTCCGCCTCCTACCTGGTGGGCGCCCGCCACCGGGCCAAGGGCACCACCTTCGAGGCCTCCTCCCGCCTCGACCCCGACACCTACGCGGCCCACGGCGGCTCCTTCCCCCTCACCCTCGAAGGCACGGGCGTCATAGGCGCGATCACCGTCTCAGGCCTCCCCCAACTCGAAGACCACGAACTGGTGGTGGCAGCCCTGGAGCGCTTCCTGGCCCGCCCGTAG